Proteins from a single region of Primulina tabacum isolate GXHZ01 chromosome 5, ASM2559414v2, whole genome shotgun sequence:
- the LOC142547431 gene encoding uncharacterized protein LOC142547431 — translation MDGIDVNARGRRGRPTGEAVQNVNVEVEQITRRVNDMELVVSRFQNLNPPIFDGSGGNEKAESWLRAMNNLFDLVEYDSNRRVKLVVLQLRDNAERWWEATARALRAAGTVITWDVFSTQFRQEYSPPSYYAAKSSAFHKLVQGNLPVAEYARQLSSLLIYVPHIAGNDGAKMEKFLEGLGSHLYSLVLASNPVSYADAVNKAIRLEAGFQRDNQQQTLQIPSGGMQLPMGTSSYVPQQPFQQQQFFQHQKPQRLKPRGKNFKKKGQSSSSSSSGSKSVSGTPFSGNQYSLVYCERCGGRHHTSQCGGVHGTYHNCGQKGHFARSCPNRTQGQMRPQQFPQNRGGFSGGSSQRPFTPAQSFRQSNYPQVRGNAPQSFPGPQQARVYALTEDQAREAPGGVIAGTCLINGYTARVLFDTGASHSFLASNFVDEYDFVTTSLHEFASVSTPAGKVILSGQIVLNCVFHFGDGIMISNLIVLTDV, via the coding sequence ATGGATGGTATTGATGTGAATGCTCGAGGTAGACGTGGTCGACCTACTGGTGAAGCAGTACAGAATGTTAATGTGGAAGTTGAACAGATCACCCGTAGAGTGAATGATATGGAATTGGTGGTATCGAGATTTCAGAATCTGAATCCTCCTATCTTTGATGGCTCCGGAGGTAATGAAAAAGCTGAAAGTTGGTTAAGGGCCATGAATAATTTGTTTGATTTGGTGGAATATGATTCCAACCGAAGAGTAAAATTAGTAGTTCTTCAGCTGAGGGACAATGCTGAACGTTGGTGGGAGGCTACTGCCAGGGCTTTGCGTGCTGCTGGCACAGTTATTACTTGGGATGTTTTCAGTACTCAGTTCAGACAAGAGTATTCTCCGCCTTCTTATTATGCTGCCAAATCATCTGCATTTCATAAATTGGTTCAGGGTAATTTACCAGTTGCGGAATATGCTCGACAATTATCATCTTTATTGATTTACGTGCCGCATATCGCCGGTAATGATGGGGCAAAAATGGAGAAATTTCTGGAAGGATTGGGTTCTCATTTATATTCCTTGGTTCTGGCTAGTAATCCGGTTAGCTATGCCGATGCAGTCAACAAGGCAATAAGATTAGAAGCAGGATTTCAAAGAGATAATCAACAGCAGACTTTACAGATACCCAGTGGAGGTATGCAATTACCAATGGGTACATCATCTTATGTACCTCAGCAGCCTTTCCAGCAGCAGCAGTTCTTCCAACACCAAAAACCTCAAAGGTTAAAGCCCAGAGGAAAGAACTTCAAGAAGAAAGGTCAGTCGAGTTCATCTAGCTCAAGTGGATCTAAAAGTGTATCAGGGACGCCTTTTTCAGGGAATCAATATTCATTGGTGTATTGTGAGCGTTGTGGAGGTAGACATCATACATCTCAGTGTGGTGGTGTACATGGTACATATCATAATTGCGGTCAgaaaggacactttgctagatcTTGTCCAAACCGTACTCAAGGGCAGATGAGACCACAACAGTTTCCTCAGAACAGAGGTGGTTTTTCGGGTGGTTCGTCTCAGAGACCCTTTACTCCTGCGCAGTCTTTTCGGCAGTCCAATTATCCACAGGTTCGGGGTAATGCACCTCAATCATTCCCAGGTCCACAACAGGCTAGAGTGTATGCTTTGACAGAGGATCAAGCCAGAGAGGCTCCAGGTGGTGTAATCGCAGGTACTTGTTTAATTAATGGTTACACTGCACgagttttatttgatacaggagcatctcactcTTTCCTCGCATCCAATTTTGTTGATGAATATGACTTTGTGACTACATCATTGCATGAGTTTGCATCTGTGTCCACTCCAGCCGGTAAAGTGATTTTATCAGGGCAGATTGTGTTGAACTGTGTATTTCATTTCGGTGACGGTATTATGATTTCTAATTTGATTGTGTTAACCGATGtatga